A genome region from Euphorbia lathyris chromosome 4, ddEupLath1.1, whole genome shotgun sequence includes the following:
- the LOC136227329 gene encoding protein DMP5-like — protein sequence MFLNDLKMSTIRARRSTSSKQPPSSILEESSCSLTSNTDHNHEPETPKPPASLSQRAISQTLTSTAQLANLLPTGTVLAFQLLTPIFTNNGVCDSATRPLTFLLLGLLAASCFLASFTDSVRSNDGQVYYGLATFKGMFLFDCPDAKASGLPDLSKYKMKLIDGVRAVLSVLVFMAIGLRDKNVLSCFYPKPKHETQQVLDIVPIGIGLLSSFLFVVFPTKRHGIGFPVTQGK from the coding sequence ATGTTCCTAAATGATCTAAAAATGTCAACTATTAGGGCAAGAAGAAGCACATCTTCCAAGCAACCTCCATCATCCATCCTTGAAGAATCAAGTTGTAGCTTGACGAGCAATACCGATCATAATCATGAACCCGAAACCCCAAAACCTCCAGCTTCGCTTTCGCAACGTGCAATCAGCCAAACCCTAACAAGCACAGCCCAATTAGCCAATCTTCTTCCAACAGGAACCGTTTTAGCATTTCAGCTTCTCACCCCTATTTTCACCAACAACGGTGTTTGTGACTCCGCGACACGCCCTCTAACCTTCCTTCTACTCGGTCTTCTCGCAGCTTCTTGCTTTCTCGCATCGTTTACTGATAGTGTGAGATCAAATGACGGCCAAGTTTACTATGGCTTGGCCACCTTTAAAGGGATGTTTCTCTTCGATTGCCCCGACGCTAAAGCTTCGGGGCTACCGGATTTGAGCAAGTATAAGATGAAGTTGATTGATGGAGTTCGTGCTGTTTTGAGTGTGTTGGTGTTTATGGCTATTGGATTGAGGGATAAAAATGTGTTGAGTTGCTTCTATCCAAAGCCAAAACATGAAACACAACAAGTATTGGATATTGTTCCTATTGGGATTGGATTACTTAGTAgctttttatttgttgtttttcCTACTAAAAGGCATGGGATTGGCTTCCCTGTTACACAAGGCAAATGA